In a single window of the Leisingera daeponensis DSM 23529 genome:
- a CDS encoding sulfite oxidase produces MASKDNSNGKAAPAAAQAKAEPGPGRRRFLKTAGLAGLGAAAGLAVPFHRNLPQGFFPAAMASENGLAGKEGLTLLNDRPLNAETPPELLDDPVTPTARHFIRNNGLAPDDTSAEGWTLTVDGFADSPLELSIADLRDRFEVVTLALALECGGNGRAFFDPPASGNQWTYGAVACSEWTGVRLRDVLQAAGVQDNVVYTAHYGADTHLSGDPDKLPISRGLPIAKALTDTVLIAFQMNGADLHPMNGAPLRLVVPGWPGSCSQKWLTRIELRDQVHDGPKMTGTSYRVPAYPVAPGDDVPEEDFRIIERMPVKSLITFPANGAASGMETEVRGHAWSGDRTVERLDISYDFGASWQAAELDPPVNDGAWQNWRATVRFPVAGYYEIWARATDSEGEMQRFAIDWNPKGYLNNRMHRVGLRAG; encoded by the coding sequence ATGGCTTCGAAGGACAATTCGAACGGCAAGGCGGCCCCCGCAGCCGCGCAGGCAAAGGCCGAACCCGGCCCCGGCCGCCGCCGGTTCCTGAAAACCGCGGGGCTTGCGGGCCTCGGCGCCGCAGCGGGGCTGGCGGTTCCGTTTCACCGGAACCTGCCGCAGGGGTTCTTTCCCGCCGCGATGGCCAGCGAAAACGGCCTGGCGGGCAAGGAGGGGCTGACGCTGCTGAACGACCGGCCGCTGAATGCCGAAACCCCGCCGGAGCTGCTGGATGATCCGGTCACCCCGACGGCGCGGCACTTCATCCGCAACAACGGGCTGGCCCCCGACGACACCAGCGCGGAGGGCTGGACACTGACGGTCGACGGCTTCGCCGACAGCCCGCTGGAGCTGTCCATAGCCGATCTCAGGGACCGGTTCGAGGTGGTCACCCTGGCGCTGGCGCTGGAATGCGGCGGCAACGGGCGCGCCTTCTTCGATCCGCCCGCCAGCGGCAACCAGTGGACCTATGGCGCGGTGGCCTGCTCGGAATGGACCGGGGTGCGGCTGCGCGATGTGCTGCAGGCGGCGGGGGTGCAGGACAACGTGGTCTATACCGCGCATTACGGCGCCGACACCCATCTGTCGGGCGATCCGGACAAGCTGCCGATCTCGCGCGGGCTGCCGATCGCCAAGGCGCTGACGGACACCGTGCTGATCGCCTTCCAGATGAACGGCGCCGATCTGCACCCGATGAACGGCGCGCCGCTGCGGCTGGTGGTGCCGGGCTGGCCCGGCTCCTGCTCGCAGAAATGGCTGACCCGGATCGAGCTGCGCGACCAGGTGCATGACGGGCCGAAGATGACCGGCACCTCCTACCGCGTGCCCGCCTATCCGGTCGCGCCCGGCGACGACGTGCCCGAGGAGGATTTCCGCATCATCGAGCGGATGCCGGTGAAATCGCTGATCACCTTCCCTGCCAATGGCGCCGCGTCCGGGATGGAAACGGAGGTGCGCGGCCACGCCTGGTCCGGCGACCGCACGGTGGAGAGGCTGGATATCTCCTATGACTTCGGGGCCAGCTGGCAGGCGGCGGAACTCGACCCGCCCGTCAACGATGGCGCCTGGCAGAACTGGCGCGCAACGGTGCGCTTCCCGGTGGCCGGCTATTACGAGATCTGGGCCCGCGCCACCGACAGCGAGGGGGAGATGCAGCGGTTCGCCATCGACTGGAATCCCAAGGGGTATCTGAACAACCGGATGCACCGCGTCGGCCTGCGGGCCGGCTGA
- a CDS encoding SulP family inorganic anion transporter, with protein MSPLVRYLPILDWGRSYTGAQMSSDLIAAVIVTIMLIPQSLAYALLAGLPPEAGIYASIVPILLYAVFGTSRVLAVGPVAVVSLMTAVAVGQVAEQGTMGYALAALSLALLSGVMLLAMGLLRLGFLANFLSHPVIAGFITASGVLIAASQLKHILGVPARGHTLPEMAVSLAAHAAETNWLTLLIGAAAIAFLFWVRKGLKPLLLRLGLPPGLADIAVKAGPVGAVVATTVAVQAYGLQTQGVAIVGEVPQSLPPLTLPSFSLDLLNTLLVPALLISVIGFVESVSVAQTLAARKRQRIDPDQELIGLGAANLGAAFTGGFPVTGGFARSVVNYDAGAETPAAGAFTAIGLAIAALFLTPLVYFLPKATLAATIIVAVLSLVDFSILKRTWGYSKADFTAVAATLLMTLGLGVEAGVSAGVITSLLLHLYKTSRPHVAEVGRVPGTEHFRNIHRHKVETCPGLLSLRIDESLYFVNARFLENLVLDRLARDKDLRHVVLMCSAVNEIDYSALENLEAINQRLKEQGIGLHLSEVKGPVMDRLEKTHFLDELNGRVYLSQFHAWQELSAAA; from the coding sequence ATGAGCCCATTGGTGCGATACCTGCCCATTCTGGACTGGGGCCGTTCCTATACCGGTGCCCAGATGTCCAGCGACCTGATCGCGGCGGTGATCGTCACGATCATGCTGATACCGCAATCCCTGGCCTATGCGCTGCTGGCCGGGCTGCCGCCGGAAGCCGGGATCTATGCCTCGATCGTTCCGATCCTGCTTTACGCTGTGTTTGGAACCTCGCGGGTGCTGGCGGTGGGGCCGGTGGCGGTGGTGTCGCTGATGACGGCTGTGGCGGTCGGGCAAGTGGCCGAACAGGGCACCATGGGATATGCGCTGGCGGCCCTGTCGCTGGCCCTGCTGTCGGGCGTGATGCTGCTTGCGATGGGTCTGCTGCGGCTGGGGTTTCTGGCAAATTTCCTGAGCCATCCGGTGATTGCGGGGTTCATCACCGCCTCGGGCGTTCTGATTGCGGCCAGCCAGCTGAAGCACATTCTCGGGGTGCCTGCGCGGGGCCACACGCTGCCGGAAATGGCGGTCTCGCTGGCCGCCCATGCGGCTGAGACCAATTGGCTGACCCTGCTGATCGGCGCCGCGGCGATTGCCTTTCTGTTCTGGGTGCGCAAGGGGCTGAAGCCGCTGCTGCTGCGGCTTGGCCTGCCGCCGGGGCTGGCAGATATCGCCGTCAAGGCGGGACCGGTTGGTGCAGTGGTCGCCACCACGGTGGCGGTCCAGGCCTACGGGCTGCAAACCCAGGGAGTCGCCATCGTCGGCGAGGTCCCGCAAAGCCTGCCGCCGCTGACGCTGCCCTCGTTCTCGCTGGACCTGCTGAACACGCTGCTGGTTCCGGCGCTGCTGATTTCGGTGATCGGGTTTGTCGAATCCGTCTCGGTGGCGCAGACGCTCGCCGCCCGCAAGCGGCAGCGCATCGACCCCGATCAGGAGCTGATCGGCCTCGGGGCGGCGAATCTCGGGGCTGCGTTCACCGGCGGCTTTCCGGTGACCGGCGGATTTGCCCGGTCGGTGGTGAATTACGACGCCGGGGCCGAAACCCCGGCGGCCGGCGCATTCACCGCCATCGGCCTGGCCATCGCGGCCCTGTTCCTGACCCCGCTGGTCTATTTCCTGCCCAAGGCGACGCTGGCCGCGACGATCATCGTCGCGGTGCTGAGCCTGGTCGATTTCTCGATCCTGAAACGGACGTGGGGGTATTCCAAGGCGGATTTCACGGCAGTGGCGGCGACGCTGCTGATGACCCTGGGCCTGGGCGTCGAGGCCGGGGTGTCCGCCGGCGTGATCACGTCGCTGCTGCTGCATCTCTACAAGACCTCGCGCCCGCATGTGGCTGAGGTGGGCCGGGTGCCCGGCACCGAGCATTTCCGCAATATCCACCGCCACAAGGTGGAGACCTGTCCCGGCCTTCTGAGCCTTCGGATCGACGAGAGCCTGTATTTCGTGAATGCGCGGTTTCTGGAGAACCTGGTGCTTGACCGGCTGGCCCGCGACAAGGATCTGCGCCACGTGGTGCTGATGTGCTCGGCGGTCAATGAAATCGACTATTCCGCGCTGGAGAACCTGGAGGCGATCAATCAGCGGCTGAAGGAGCAGGGGATCGGCCTGCACCTGTCCGAGGTCAAGGGCCCGGTGATGGACCGGCTGGAGAAGACGCATTTCCTGGATGAGCTGAACGGGCGGGTCTACCTGTCGCAATTCCACGCCTGGCAGGAGCTTTCGGCAGCGGCGTGA
- a CDS encoding MBL fold metallo-hydrolase RNA specificity domain-containing protein produces MPPPDSARLRFLGAAGTVTGSRYLIEAGRHRVLVDCGLYQGYKQLRRRNRKPFPVRPGSITAILLTHAHLDHSGYLPALIRSGCQAPVYCTPPTRDLCGLLLPDSGRLQEEEAQHARRKGYSRHKRPSPLYTEQDARAALRRFKTHPFGVPLDLGGGLSAEFIRAGHLLGAAQIRVSIGGKTVHFSGDLGQDRDPLMPPPEPFPGADVLVCESTYGDRLHPAVSPEDELAGILAPFLKQKGIVLIPAFAVGRAQGITYHLSRLMAAGRIPRVPVFLDSPMASDATDIYLRHCAEHRIPRQDCAAVFQLPARTNSVAESRELNTLEGPMVILSASGMITGGRILHHVVNFGGSLRTMIVLSGYQAGGTRGASLAAGERRLRIFGKDHVIRARVAQLETFSGHADADELLRWMAAGPAPAMTYLTHGETEAADTLRRRISHELHRRARVPEHLEAIRIGNPA; encoded by the coding sequence ATGCCGCCGCCAGACAGTGCCAGGCTGCGTTTCCTCGGGGCCGCGGGAACGGTCACCGGCTCGCGCTACCTGATCGAGGCCGGGCGGCACCGGGTGCTGGTCGATTGCGGGCTGTACCAGGGCTATAAGCAGCTGAGGCGGCGCAACCGCAAGCCGTTCCCGGTGCGCCCCGGTTCGATCACCGCCATTCTGCTGACCCATGCCCATCTGGATCATTCCGGCTATCTGCCCGCGCTGATCCGTTCGGGCTGCCAGGCGCCGGTCTATTGCACGCCGCCGACCCGCGACCTGTGCGGGCTGCTGCTGCCCGACAGCGGCCGCCTGCAGGAGGAGGAGGCCCAGCACGCCCGGCGCAAGGGCTATTCCCGGCACAAGCGGCCCAGCCCGCTGTACACCGAACAGGACGCCCGCGCCGCCCTGCGCCGGTTCAAGACGCATCCCTTCGGGGTGCCGCTGGACCTTGGCGGCGGCCTGAGTGCGGAGTTCATCCGCGCGGGCCACCTGCTGGGGGCGGCGCAGATCCGCGTCAGCATCGGCGGCAAGACGGTGCATTTCAGCGGCGATCTGGGCCAGGACCGCGACCCGCTGATGCCGCCGCCGGAACCCTTCCCCGGCGCCGATGTTCTGGTCTGCGAGTCGACCTATGGCGACCGCCTGCACCCCGCCGTCTCCCCCGAGGATGAGCTGGCGGGCATCCTGGCCCCGTTCCTGAAGCAAAAGGGCATCGTGCTGATCCCCGCCTTTGCGGTCGGGCGCGCCCAGGGCATCACCTATCATCTGTCGCGCCTGATGGCCGCTGGCCGGATCCCGCGGGTTCCGGTGTTCCTGGACAGCCCGATGGCGTCGGATGCCACCGATATCTATCTCCGCCACTGCGCCGAGCACCGCATCCCCCGGCAGGACTGCGCCGCCGTCTTCCAGCTGCCGGCCCGGACCAATTCGGTGGCCGAGTCCAGAGAGCTGAACACGCTGGAGGGGCCGATGGTCATCCTGTCGGCCAGCGGCATGATCACCGGCGGGCGCATCCTGCATCACGTGGTGAACTTCGGCGGCAGCCTGCGCACCATGATCGTGCTGTCGGGCTATCAGGCGGGCGGCACCCGCGGCGCCTCGCTGGCGGCGGGGGAGCGGCGGCTGCGCATCTTCGGCAAGGACCACGTGATCCGCGCCCGCGTCGCCCAGCTTGAAACATTCTCGGGCCATGCCGACGCCGATGAGCTGCTGCGCTGGATGGCGGCCGGCCCGGCGCCTGCCATGACCTATCTCACCCATGGCGAAACGGAGGCCGCAGATACGCTCAGGCGGCGCATCTCGCATGAGCTGCACCGCCGCGCCCGGGTGCCCGAGCATCTGGAAGCGATCCGCATCGGCAACCCGGCATGA
- a CDS encoding universal stress protein, with protein sequence MTDRILAATDGSHAGNRAVDFAARLSDRLGHGLSIVHVYLHGRPPAEMMRLAETEQLYAHVAAAQNLTPRGQPANFLGLFASAAEEHEKANAILAVGETILDWAEQRARDAGARDVVTHLCAGDYADAILKTADTENAAMIVIGRRGLGMVREILLGSVSQKVLHHAACTVIVTQ encoded by the coding sequence ATGACTGACAGAATTCTTGCTGCCACGGACGGATCGCACGCCGGAAACCGCGCGGTGGACTTTGCCGCCAGGCTGTCGGACAGGCTCGGCCACGGCCTCAGCATCGTGCACGTCTACCTGCACGGGCGCCCGCCCGCAGAGATGATGCGGCTCGCCGAGACAGAACAGCTCTACGCGCATGTGGCGGCGGCGCAGAACCTGACGCCCCGCGGCCAGCCCGCCAACTTTCTGGGGCTGTTTGCCAGCGCGGCAGAGGAGCATGAGAAGGCGAACGCGATCCTGGCGGTGGGCGAGACGATCCTCGACTGGGCAGAGCAGCGCGCCCGGGATGCGGGCGCGCGGGACGTGGTGACCCACCTTTGCGCCGGCGATTACGCGGACGCCATTCTGAAAACCGCCGATACCGAGAACGCCGCGATGATCGTCATCGGCCGGCGCGGTCTGGGCATGGTGCGCGAGATCCTGCTGGGCAGCGTCTCCCAGAAGGTCCTGCACCACGCGGCCTGCACCGTGATTGTCACCCAGTGA
- a CDS encoding Crp/Fnr family transcriptional regulator → MTQQGAIPIQYTNVTSLRIGAMDFGSDDTALNSFRRNVQRVPANKILLHDGEHSCKVIVVIDGWLATSKSSLNGEVQLIDFMLPGDIAESAAADGKTAGLNIEAVTDALISVIPLPVWHRMLAESPRLARANEQVQAAERARLSERMLRLGRGSAESRIAYALIELCIRLRLLGLSDNCAFHLPLTQRHIGDFTGLTAVHVCRTLRRFVRNGLVETADHMDIRITDLAALSDIAGVEPERLAAEITPLPE, encoded by the coding sequence GTGACACAGCAAGGCGCAATCCCGATACAATACACCAACGTGACCAGCCTGCGGATTGGCGCGATGGACTTCGGCAGCGATGACACCGCGCTGAACAGTTTCCGCAGGAACGTCCAGCGGGTGCCCGCAAACAAGATCCTGCTGCATGACGGCGAGCACAGCTGCAAGGTCATCGTGGTGATCGACGGCTGGCTGGCCACCTCGAAATCCTCTCTGAACGGCGAAGTGCAGCTGATCGACTTCATGCTGCCGGGCGACATCGCGGAATCGGCTGCGGCGGATGGCAAGACGGCCGGACTCAACATCGAGGCGGTCACCGATGCGCTGATCTCCGTCATTCCGCTGCCGGTCTGGCACCGGATGCTGGCGGAATCGCCGCGCCTGGCGCGGGCAAACGAGCAGGTGCAGGCCGCCGAGCGGGCGCGGCTGTCGGAGCGCATGCTGCGGCTGGGGCGCGGCAGCGCGGAAAGCCGCATCGCCTATGCGCTGATTGAGCTGTGCATCAGGCTCAGGCTGCTGGGCCTGTCGGACAATTGCGCCTTTCACCTGCCGCTGACGCAGCGCCATATCGGCGATTTCACCGGCCTGACCGCCGTCCACGTCTGCCGGACCCTGCGCCGCTTTGTCAGAAACGGGCTGGTCGAAACCGCCGATCACATGGATATCCGGATCACCGATCTGGCCGCCCTGTCGGACATCGCCGGGGTGGAGCCGGAGCGGCTGGCGGCCGAAATCACGCCGCTGCCGGAATAA
- the rbbA gene encoding ribosome-associated ATPase/putative transporter RbbA produces MTAAAGPPGIRIAQVSHRYRKLTALDTVTLDLPPGRLVGFIGPDGVGKSTLLGLITGAKKLQSGSIDVLGGPIGNAAHRRRVCSAIAFMPQGLGRNLYPELSVRENLEFFSRLFGQGEEEREIRIAALLSATGLAPFADRLMGRLSGGMKQKLGLCCALIHDPKLLVLDEPTTGVDPLSRRQFWALVSAIRNQSPGLSVLVSTAYMEEAQSFDWIVAMDAGRVLFQGPPEALRGAAPDLETAYRQLRAHGEPLAIEVAAPAHRVSPEPVITARGLTRRFGDFVAVDSVDFTIGRGEIFGFLGSNGCGKSTTMKMLTGLLPISSGTAQLFGKPVDARNRALRREIGYMSQAFSLYGELSVQQNLQLHARIFGIKDREARVAELTRRFGLAAHSTTLAAALPLGIKQRLSLAVAVIHRPRVLILDEPTSGVDPEARDMFWALLVELSRNEGVTIFVSTHFMGEAERCDRVSFMHAGKVLAEGTPEDLMAAEAADSLEEAFISILKAADPPAPVAAPVTGVQAARASTGGGLGRALAYARRETVEVLRDHVRLAFAFLGSVILMLVFCFGISLDIDELDYAALDLSQSPESRAYLAEISGSRYFRPTPPLASAAEGRSRLVSGEVSLVVELPPDFGRKLRAGEPAEVLAIVDGAIPFKGETVEGYAAGLHQSFLSAQAAASGVRQPEIARIEPRFRYNQSFESIAAMAPAMPAILLIMLPAVLMAVSVAREKELGSVVNFYVTPTTRLEFLIGKQIPYIVIAYANFLLLAAMTIVVFGVPLKGDPLPLALGALLYVWAATSYGMLIATMTSSQVAATFATAIASVVPTIQFSGLLQPVSTLEGGAQTIGSLWPSSYFLHLNVGAFTKGLGWEALLPDILALACFGPVFTLLAALSLRAQEK; encoded by the coding sequence ATGACCGCCGCGGCAGGCCCTCCCGGCATCCGCATCGCGCAGGTGAGCCACCGCTACCGCAAGCTGACCGCCCTGGACACGGTCACGCTGGATCTGCCGCCGGGCCGGCTGGTGGGGTTCATCGGCCCCGACGGGGTTGGCAAGTCCACCCTTCTGGGCCTGATCACCGGCGCCAAGAAACTGCAGTCCGGGTCGATAGACGTGCTGGGCGGCCCGATCGGCAACGCCGCCCACCGGCGCCGGGTCTGCTCCGCCATTGCCTTCATGCCGCAGGGGCTGGGCCGCAACCTCTACCCGGAACTGTCGGTGCGGGAGAACCTGGAGTTTTTCTCGCGCCTCTTCGGCCAGGGCGAGGAAGAACGCGAGATCCGCATTGCGGCGCTGCTCTCAGCCACCGGGCTGGCGCCTTTCGCGGACCGGCTGATGGGCAGGCTGTCTGGCGGCATGAAACAGAAGCTGGGCCTGTGCTGCGCCCTGATCCACGACCCCAAGCTGCTGGTGCTGGATGAGCCGACCACCGGCGTCGATCCGCTGTCGCGCCGCCAGTTCTGGGCGCTGGTCAGCGCCATCCGCAACCAAAGCCCCGGCCTCTCGGTGCTGGTTTCGACCGCCTACATGGAGGAGGCGCAGAGTTTCGACTGGATCGTCGCCATGGACGCGGGGCGGGTGCTGTTCCAGGGCCCGCCGGAGGCGCTGAGAGGCGCCGCGCCCGACCTGGAAACCGCCTACCGGCAGTTGCGGGCGCATGGGGAGCCGCTGGCGATCGAGGTCGCAGCGCCCGCGCACCGGGTCAGTCCCGAGCCGGTGATCACCGCCCGCGGGCTGACCCGGCGCTTCGGCGATTTCGTCGCGGTGGACAGCGTCGATTTCACCATCGGGCGGGGCGAGATCTTCGGCTTTCTGGGCTCCAACGGCTGCGGCAAGTCGACCACCATGAAGATGCTGACCGGCCTTTTGCCGATCAGCTCCGGCACAGCGCAGCTGTTCGGCAAGCCGGTTGACGCCCGCAACCGCGCGCTGCGCCGCGAGATCGGCTATATGAGCCAGGCGTTTTCGCTCTATGGCGAGTTGAGCGTGCAGCAGAACCTGCAGCTTCACGCCCGCATTTTCGGGATCAAAGACCGCGAGGCGCGGGTTGCGGAACTGACCCGGCGCTTTGGCCTTGCGGCGCACAGCACCACCCTCGCCGCCGCCCTGCCGCTGGGCATCAAGCAGCGACTGTCGCTGGCGGTTGCGGTGATCCACCGCCCGCGGGTGCTGATCCTGGACGAGCCGACCTCCGGCGTCGATCCGGAGGCGCGCGACATGTTCTGGGCATTGCTGGTTGAGCTGTCGCGCAACGAGGGCGTGACGATCTTCGTCTCCACCCACTTCATGGGCGAGGCGGAACGCTGCGACCGGGTGTCCTTCATGCATGCGGGCAAGGTTCTGGCCGAAGGCACCCCCGAAGACCTGATGGCCGCCGAGGCGGCAGACAGCCTGGAGGAGGCGTTTATTTCCATCCTCAAGGCCGCCGATCCCCCTGCCCCGGTCGCCGCGCCGGTGACCGGCGTGCAGGCCGCCCGCGCCAGCACGGGCGGCGGCCTCGGGCGCGCCCTGGCCTATGCGCGGCGCGAAACGGTGGAGGTGCTGCGCGACCATGTGCGCCTGGCCTTTGCCTTCCTCGGCTCGGTGATCCTGATGCTGGTGTTCTGCTTCGGCATTTCGCTGGACATCGACGAGCTGGACTATGCCGCGCTCGACCTGTCGCAAAGCCCCGAAAGCCGCGCCTACCTGGCGGAAATCTCCGGCTCCCGCTACTTCCGCCCCACCCCGCCGCTGGCCAGCGCCGCCGAGGGCCGCAGCCGGCTGGTCTCGGGCGAGGTGTCGCTGGTGGTTGAGCTGCCGCCCGATTTCGGGCGCAAGCTGCGCGCCGGTGAACCGGCGGAGGTGTTGGCGATCGTCGATGGCGCCATCCCCTTCAAGGGCGAAACGGTCGAGGGCTACGCCGCCGGGCTGCATCAGTCCTTCCTGAGCGCTCAGGCCGCCGCCAGCGGTGTCCGCCAGCCCGAAATCGCCCGGATAGAGCCGCGGTTCCGCTACAACCAGAGCTTTGAGAGCATCGCCGCCATGGCGCCTGCGATGCCCGCGATCCTGCTGATCATGCTGCCCGCGGTGCTGATGGCGGTCAGTGTCGCGCGGGAAAAGGAGCTGGGCTCGGTCGTCAATTTCTACGTCACGCCCACCACCCGGCTCGAATTCCTGATCGGCAAGCAGATCCCCTATATCGTGATCGCCTATGCCAACTTCCTGCTGCTGGCGGCGATGACCATCGTGGTCTTCGGGGTGCCGCTCAAGGGCGACCCGCTGCCCTTGGCCCTTGGCGCGCTGCTTTATGTCTGGGCCGCCACCTCCTACGGGATGCTGATCGCCACCATGACCTCCAGCCAGGTGGCGGCCACCTTTGCCACCGCCATCGCCTCGGTTGTGCCGACGATCCAGTTCTCCGGCCTGCTGCAGCCGGTCTCGACGCTGGAGGGCGGCGCCCAGACCATCGGCTCGCTGTGGCCGTCCTCCTATTTCCTGCATCTGAACGTGGGCGCCTTCACCAAGGGGCTGGGCTGGGAGGCGCTGCTGCCCGACATTCTGGCGCTGGCCTGCTTCGGCCCGGTGTTCACCCTGCTGGCCGCGCTGTCGCTGCGCGCGCAGGAGAAGTAG
- a CDS encoding universal stress protein, whose amino-acid sequence MTIKSLAVALFSAEDAQQLMPFAADMASRSGAHLTGVMPLEAQVPFAGTEGGLVSYGAAYVPEWQQAEADAAADTFEAAAAGRDFPYDLRQQPLGSQSAEEFLLDNVAAADLVIAAQCPPQRARYSQRQLQEQLIRRSGRPVLVLPQGWTPAPVGAHILIGWSNTREAVRAAHDARALAQPGAALSILHVGDGSDGLTCREDMAAAFDRHGHPVTLINRERTAQDTGTMLLKVAVECGADMLAAGAFGHSWAYDFVIGAATRELLAHAKLPVLFSR is encoded by the coding sequence ATGACGATCAAGTCCCTGGCGGTTGCGCTGTTTTCGGCTGAAGACGCGCAGCAGCTCATGCCCTTTGCCGCGGATATGGCCAGCCGCAGCGGCGCCCATCTGACCGGCGTGATGCCCCTTGAAGCACAGGTGCCCTTTGCCGGAACCGAGGGCGGCCTGGTCAGCTATGGCGCGGCCTATGTGCCCGAATGGCAGCAGGCCGAGGCGGACGCTGCCGCCGATACCTTTGAAGCGGCGGCGGCGGGGCGCGATTTTCCCTATGATCTGCGGCAGCAGCCGCTGGGCAGCCAGAGCGCCGAGGAGTTCCTGCTCGACAACGTGGCCGCCGCGGATCTGGTGATCGCGGCGCAATGCCCGCCGCAGCGCGCCAGGTACAGCCAGCGCCAGCTGCAGGAGCAGCTGATCCGCCGCTCGGGCCGCCCGGTGCTGGTCCTGCCCCAAGGCTGGACCCCGGCCCCCGTCGGCGCGCATATCCTGATCGGCTGGAGCAACACCCGCGAAGCCGTGCGCGCCGCCCATGACGCCCGCGCCCTGGCGCAGCCGGGGGCTGCCCTGTCCATCCTTCACGTCGGCGACGGCAGCGACGGGCTGACCTGCCGCGAGGACATGGCGGCCGCCTTTGACCGGCACGGCCACCCGGTGACGCTGATCAACCGCGAACGCACCGCGCAGGACACCGGGACCATGCTGCTGAAGGTGGCGGTGGAATGCGGCGCCGACATGCTGGCCGCCGGCGCCTTCGGGCATTCCTGGGCCTATGATTTCGTGATCGGCGCCGCCACCCGCGAGCTCCTGGCCCATGCGAAACTGCCGGTCCTGTTCTCCAGGTAA
- a CDS encoding HlyD family secretion protein — MQKKTGAVFAAAAVLLAGAAMYFYVSGNGAELPGGFVQGNGRIEAEQVEIAPARAGRVARVMAAEGSLVAAGDVLVVMDTDELSAAHDRARAEAALARQTKAEAEALVVQRQSEHRRAEHELERATALLAGHNISETVFEERDTAHSVAEAVLGAARARVATADAGIAAAEAEVRRIAAQIEDSTLTAPMPGRVLYRLAEPGEVVGAGGPILTLLSLENIYMEVFLPAREAGLLPIGAEARIVLDALPDYAIPATVTFVSPEAQFTPKQVETLSEREQLVFRVRVRIPQDLVAARIEHVKTGLRGVAVIRLDPDQPWPEALDRRIPPELFE; from the coding sequence ATGCAAAAGAAGACAGGCGCGGTATTTGCCGCGGCAGCTGTGCTGCTGGCGGGCGCCGCAATGTATTTTTACGTTTCCGGAAATGGCGCGGAGCTGCCGGGCGGCTTTGTGCAGGGCAATGGCCGGATCGAGGCCGAACAGGTGGAGATCGCCCCCGCCAGGGCCGGCCGGGTGGCGCGGGTCATGGCGGCAGAGGGCAGCCTGGTTGCGGCGGGCGACGTTCTGGTGGTGATGGACACCGATGAGCTGTCGGCGGCGCATGACCGGGCCAGGGCCGAAGCCGCGCTGGCGCGCCAGACCAAGGCCGAGGCGGAGGCGCTGGTGGTGCAGCGCCAGAGTGAGCACCGCCGCGCCGAGCATGAGCTGGAGCGCGCCACCGCGCTCTTGGCCGGGCACAACATCTCTGAGACTGTCTTTGAGGAGCGCGACACCGCCCATTCGGTGGCCGAAGCGGTGCTGGGCGCGGCGCGGGCGCGGGTCGCCACCGCCGACGCCGGGATCGCCGCGGCGGAGGCCGAGGTGCGCCGGATCGCGGCGCAGATCGAGGACAGCACCCTGACCGCGCCGATGCCGGGCCGGGTCCTGTACCGGCTGGCGGAGCCGGGCGAGGTGGTGGGCGCCGGCGGGCCGATCCTGACGCTCTTGAGCCTTGAGAACATCTATATGGAGGTGTTCCTGCCCGCCCGCGAGGCCGGGCTTCTGCCGATCGGCGCCGAGGCCCGCATCGTGCTGGATGCGCTGCCCGATTACGCCATTCCGGCAACCGTCACCTTTGTCTCGCCCGAGGCCCAGTTCACCCCCAAGCAGGTCGAAACCCTGAGCGAGCGCGAGCAGCTTGTGTTCCGCGTCCGCGTGCGCATCCCGCAGGATCTGGTGGCGGCGCGGATCGAGCATGTGAAGACCGGCCTGCGCGGCGTGGCGGTGATCCGGCTGGACCCGGACCAGCCCTGGCCCGAAGCGCTGGACCGGCGCATCCCGCCTGAGCTGTTCGAATGA
- a CDS encoding DUF2267 domain-containing protein, with the protein MATTGIKALDHAPQVFAEWLNQLCEDLEWPDKSRAYLLLHETLHAIRDFLSVDEAADLAAQLPVLVRGVFYAGWDPSKTPAKPRSKKDLLARIEARFDKDPLDDPERAVAAVFDLLRRHVSKGEFDQVKNAMRKPIRDLWD; encoded by the coding sequence ATGGCGACCACGGGTATCAAGGCGCTGGATCATGCGCCGCAGGTTTTTGCCGAATGGCTGAACCAGCTCTGCGAGGATCTTGAATGGCCCGACAAGTCCAGGGCCTATCTGCTGCTGCACGAAACGCTGCATGCGATCCGCGATTTCCTGTCGGTGGACGAAGCCGCCGACCTGGCGGCGCAGCTGCCGGTTCTGGTGCGCGGCGTGTTCTATGCCGGCTGGGACCCGTCCAAGACGCCGGCCAAGCCCCGCAGCAAGAAAGACCTGCTGGCCCGCATCGAGGCGCGCTTTGACAAGGATCCGCTGGACGACCCCGAACGCGCGGTGGCGGCGGTGTTCGACCTGCTGCGCCGCCACGTCTCCAAAGGGGAGTTCGACCAGGTGAAAAACGCCATGCGCAAGCCGATCCGCGACCTTTGGGATTAG